A DNA window from Mycolicibacter hiberniae contains the following coding sequences:
- the rfbD gene encoding dTDP-4-dehydrorhamnose reductase encodes MTSQRIVITGAGGQVGAFLAARAAQTGHAVLALTSAQCDITDPAAVARIGLRPGDVLVNCAAYTQVDAAEADPERAHAVNAAGPGHLAEACARAGALLIHISTDYVFDGDFGGAAPRPYEPGDPTRPLSVYGRTKLAGENAVLAASADALVVRTAWVYTGAAGGSDFVAVMRDRASSGARVEVVDDQTGSPTYVGDLVEALLSLAASPPSARVLHAANAGAASRYEQARAVYAAVGADPDLVRPVGSAALPRPAARPAYSALSGAESAQAGLPPLRRWRDALSAALAR; translated from the coding sequence ATGACGAGCCAGCGGATCGTGATCACCGGCGCCGGCGGCCAGGTCGGTGCATTCCTGGCGGCCCGCGCCGCCCAGACGGGGCATGCGGTGCTGGCCCTGACCTCGGCGCAGTGCGACATCACCGATCCCGCCGCCGTGGCGCGCATCGGCCTGCGACCGGGCGACGTGCTGGTCAACTGTGCGGCATATACGCAGGTCGACGCCGCAGAGGCCGACCCGGAGCGTGCGCACGCAGTCAACGCCGCCGGGCCGGGTCACCTGGCCGAGGCCTGCGCGCGCGCCGGTGCGCTGCTCATCCACATCTCCACCGACTACGTCTTCGACGGCGACTTCGGCGGCGCCGCGCCGCGCCCGTACGAGCCGGGCGACCCGACCCGGCCGCTGTCGGTCTACGGGCGGACCAAACTGGCCGGTGAGAACGCGGTGCTCGCGGCATCCGCTGATGCGCTGGTGGTGCGCACCGCCTGGGTCTACACCGGCGCCGCGGGCGGCTCGGACTTCGTCGCGGTGATGCGGGACCGGGCGTCGAGCGGTGCGCGCGTGGAGGTGGTCGACGACCAGACCGGGTCCCCGACCTACGTCGGGGACCTCGTCGAGGCGCTGCTGTCCCTAGCCGCCTCGCCGCCGAGCGCGCGGGTGCTGCATGCCGCCAACGCCGGGGCTGCGAGTCGCTACGAACAGGCCCGTGCGGTGTACGCCGCGGTCGGCGCCGATCCGGACCTGGTGCGTCCGGTCGGCAGCGCGGCTCTTCCCCGTCCGGCGGCCCGGCCCGCCTACTCCGCGCTGTCGGGGGCTGAGTCGGCGCAGGCCGGCCTGCCGCCGCTGCGCCGGTGGCGCGATGCATTGTCCGCCGCCTTGGCCAGATAA
- a CDS encoding LCP family protein, whose product MPAQRVIRVIATVAAVTVVLGTGVAWSRVRSFEDGIFHVSSMALGKGGSDGAVDILLVGMDSRTDAHGNPLTPDELAALRVGDDDATNTDTIILVRIPNNGQSATAISIPRDSYVSAPELDKTKINGVYGATRLETADALVATGMDPVQAQARGTEAGREALIKTVADLTGVTVDHYAEVGLLGFALITDALGGVDVCLREPVYEELSGADFPAGWQRLGGGEALSFVRQRHGLPHGDLDRVRRQQAVMAALAHKVISGKTLSSPGTLSRLQAAVQRSVVLSEGWDVLDFITKLQDLAAGKVAFATIPVLEEAGWSDDGMQSVVRVDPGQVADWVASLLHEQDQGKTELLAYNPEETTASVLNDTDINGLAAAVSGVLGARGYGTGTVGNNESAHVSTSQVQAASADDPGAQAVARDLGGLPVVSNDAVPTGTVRVVLANDYTGPGSGLGTGDRAEMAAIARTADEQAPQIPAAAPILTAGAGDPQCVN is encoded by the coding sequence ATGCCTGCGCAACGTGTGATTCGGGTGATCGCCACGGTGGCAGCCGTCACCGTCGTCCTGGGCACCGGTGTGGCCTGGAGCCGCGTCCGGTCCTTCGAGGACGGCATCTTCCACGTCTCCTCGATGGCGCTGGGCAAGGGCGGCTCCGATGGCGCCGTCGACATCCTGCTGGTCGGCATGGACAGCCGCACCGACGCGCACGGCAATCCGCTGACCCCCGACGAACTCGCGGCGCTGCGCGTGGGCGACGACGACGCCACCAACACCGACACGATCATCCTGGTCCGGATCCCCAACAACGGGCAGTCGGCCACCGCCATCTCGATCCCCCGCGACTCCTACGTCTCGGCGCCCGAACTGGACAAGACCAAGATCAACGGCGTCTACGGAGCCACCCGGCTGGAAACCGCCGATGCACTCGTGGCCACCGGGATGGATCCGGTCCAGGCGCAGGCGCGCGGCACCGAGGCGGGCCGCGAGGCGCTGATCAAGACGGTGGCCGACCTGACCGGAGTCACCGTCGACCACTACGCCGAGGTGGGACTGCTCGGCTTCGCCCTGATCACCGACGCCCTCGGCGGCGTCGACGTCTGCCTGCGGGAACCGGTGTATGAGGAGCTCTCCGGCGCGGACTTCCCGGCCGGCTGGCAGCGGCTCGGGGGCGGCGAGGCGCTGAGCTTCGTGCGGCAGCGCCATGGACTGCCGCACGGCGACCTGGACCGGGTCCGCCGCCAGCAGGCGGTGATGGCCGCATTGGCGCACAAGGTCATCTCCGGCAAGACGCTGTCCAGTCCTGGCACACTGTCGCGGCTACAGGCGGCGGTACAGCGTTCGGTGGTGCTCTCCGAGGGCTGGGACGTACTGGACTTCATCACCAAGCTGCAGGATCTGGCCGCGGGCAAGGTGGCGTTCGCCACCATCCCGGTGCTGGAGGAGGCCGGCTGGAGCGACGACGGCATGCAGAGCGTGGTGCGCGTCGATCCCGGCCAGGTGGCCGACTGGGTGGCCTCCCTGCTGCACGAGCAGGACCAGGGCAAGACCGAGCTGCTGGCCTACAACCCGGAAGAGACCACCGCCAGCGTGCTCAACGACACCGACATCAACGGCCTGGCCGCCGCGGTCTCCGGGGTGCTCGGCGCCCGGGGATATGGGACGGGAACTGTGGGCAACAACGAGTCCGCGCATGTGAGCACCAGCCAGGTGCAGGCCGCCTCGGCCGACGACCCCGGCGCGCAGGCGGTGGCCCGGGACCTCGGCGGGCTACCGGTGGTGTCCAACGATGCCGTCCCGACCGGCACGGTGCGCGTTGTGCTGGCCAACGACTACACCGGGCCCGGGTCGGGCCTGGGCACCGGCGACCGGGCCGAGATGGCCGCCATCGCCCGCACCGCGGACGAGCAGGCACCCCAGATTCCCGCCGCCGCACCCATTCTGACCGCGGGCGCAGGCGACCCGCAGTGCGTGAACTAA
- a CDS encoding TIGR03089 family protein, with product MRELTSPDVTNLSSAILDPIMRADPVGPRITYYDDAYHSTATPERIELSAATLANWAAKTGNLLRDELGAGAGSRIAVLLPAHWQTAAVLFGAWWIGAEVLLGASGDDADVALCTADRLAQADGAVAATGGEVAVLSLDPFGRPAPEVPVGVTDYATAVRVHGDQIAAETVPGPALAGMSADDVLAACATSAATRGLTAADRVWSAHDWDTPAALIDNMLSVFAVGASLVQVARPDPDLQERRRASEKVTRILS from the coding sequence GTGCGTGAACTAACGTCGCCTGACGTGACCAACCTCAGTTCGGCGATCCTTGATCCGATCATGCGCGCCGACCCGGTGGGCCCGCGGATCACCTACTACGACGACGCCTATCACAGCACCGCCACCCCCGAGCGCATCGAGCTGTCCGCGGCGACGCTGGCGAACTGGGCCGCCAAGACCGGCAATCTGCTGCGCGACGAACTCGGCGCCGGAGCGGGCAGTCGTATCGCGGTGTTGCTGCCCGCCCACTGGCAGACGGCTGCGGTGCTGTTCGGCGCCTGGTGGATCGGGGCGGAGGTGCTGCTCGGCGCCTCGGGCGACGACGCCGATGTCGCGCTGTGCACCGCCGACCGGCTTGCGCAGGCCGACGGCGCGGTTGCCGCCACCGGCGGCGAAGTGGCGGTGCTGTCGCTGGACCCGTTCGGGCGGCCCGCGCCCGAGGTGCCGGTCGGCGTCACCGACTATGCGACCGCGGTGCGGGTGCACGGCGACCAGATCGCCGCCGAAACCGTCCCCGGCCCGGCCCTGGCCGGCATGTCTGCCGACGACGTACTGGCGGCATGCGCCACCAGCGCAGCCACGCGGGGCCTGACCGCGGCGGACCGGGTGTGGTCGGCCCACGACTGGGACACCCCGGCCGCCCTGATCGACAACATGCTGTCGGTGTTCGCCGTGGGCGCGTCGCTGGTCCAGGTCGCCCGGCCCGATCCCGATCTGCAGGAGCGCCGGCGGGCCAGCGAGAAGGTCACCCGGATCCTGAGCTGA
- a CDS encoding DUF1490 family protein — protein MAVQGLLAKAASTVFTGLVGVSAYEVARRALNKAPLHQAAVTATEWGLRGTRRAEEVAESARLKVADVVAEARERIGEEATPPAAAVAHDHDH, from the coding sequence ATGGCGGTGCAGGGATTGCTGGCAAAGGCGGCGTCGACGGTGTTCACCGGGCTGGTCGGGGTGAGCGCCTACGAGGTGGCACGCCGGGCACTGAACAAGGCCCCGCTGCACCAGGCTGCGGTCACCGCCACCGAATGGGGCCTGCGCGGAACGCGGCGGGCCGAGGAGGTCGCGGAGTCGGCGCGGCTGAAGGTGGCTGATGTGGTCGCCGAGGCCCGCGAACGCATCGGCGAGGAGGCCACCCCGCCGGCGGCAGCCGTCGCGCACGACCACGACCACTGA
- the ctpC gene encoding manganese-exporting P-type ATPase CtpC produces MTGSGAARITPGDAELTVVSDAAGRMRVQAPWVRGDSRRAVAAEEAAGRVNGVRTAHGYPRTGAVVVWYSPQRSDPAEILAAIASAATVAAELIPTRTPRSADIRNTDVLRMVIGGAALALLGMRRYAFARPPLLGPSGQLVATGATVFMGYPFLRGALRSIRSGRAGTDALVTAATVASLVLRENVVALTVLWLLNIGEYLQDLTLRRTRRAISDLLRGNQDTAWVRVGQGPPENAEYTEVQVPIDSLQIGDEIVIHDHVALPVDGEVVDGDAIVDQSAITGETLPVSVITGATVHAGSVVVRGRLVVRATAVGSQTVIGRIISRVEEAQHDRAPIQTVGENFSRRFVPASFILSAATLVFTGDVRRAMTMLLIACPCAVGLSTPTAISAAIGNGARRGILIKGGSHLEQAGRVDAIVFDKTGTLTVGRPVVTNIVAIHPDWQPEQVLAYAASSELHSRHPLAEAVIRSTEERRISIPPHEECEVLVGLGIRTWADGRTLLLGSPNLLRAEKVRISKKAAAWVTKLRAQAETPLLLAVDGVLVGLISLRDEVRPEAREVLEALRAKGIRRIIMLTGDHPETAAAVADELGIAEWRAEVLPEDKLQVVRELQDEGYVVSMIGDGVNDAPALAAADMGIAMGLAGTDVAVETADVALANDDLRRLLDVRDLGARAVEVIRQNYGMSIAVNAAGLLIGAGGALSPVLAALLHNASSVAVVANSSRLIRYRLDSGPLASAPAVP; encoded by the coding sequence ATGACAGGCAGCGGCGCTGCACGGATCACGCCCGGCGATGCGGAGTTGACCGTCGTTTCCGACGCCGCGGGCCGCATGCGGGTGCAGGCCCCGTGGGTACGCGGCGATTCGCGCCGCGCGGTGGCCGCCGAGGAGGCCGCGGGCAGGGTAAACGGGGTGCGGACCGCGCATGGCTATCCGCGCACGGGCGCCGTGGTGGTGTGGTACTCCCCCCAGCGCAGCGACCCCGCGGAGATACTCGCCGCGATCGCGTCGGCGGCCACTGTCGCCGCGGAGCTGATCCCCACCCGCACGCCGCGCTCGGCCGACATCCGCAACACCGATGTGCTGCGCATGGTGATCGGCGGGGCGGCGCTGGCACTGCTGGGGATGCGCCGCTACGCCTTCGCGCGGCCGCCCCTGCTGGGTCCCAGCGGCCAGCTCGTCGCTACCGGCGCCACCGTCTTCATGGGTTATCCCTTCCTGCGGGGAGCGCTGCGCTCGATCCGCTCCGGCCGGGCCGGCACCGACGCGCTGGTGACCGCCGCGACCGTTGCCAGCCTGGTTCTTCGGGAGAACGTCGTCGCGCTCACCGTGCTGTGGCTGCTCAACATCGGTGAGTACCTGCAGGATCTGACGCTGCGCCGCACCCGGCGCGCCATCTCCGATCTGCTACGCGGCAATCAGGACACCGCCTGGGTCCGGGTGGGCCAAGGGCCCCCGGAAAACGCGGAATACACCGAGGTTCAGGTGCCGATCGACTCGCTGCAGATCGGCGACGAAATCGTCATCCACGACCACGTGGCGCTCCCGGTCGACGGCGAGGTCGTCGACGGCGACGCCATCGTCGACCAGTCCGCGATCACCGGGGAGACTCTGCCGGTCAGCGTGATCACCGGCGCAACCGTGCATGCCGGTTCGGTGGTGGTGCGTGGCCGGCTGGTGGTCCGCGCCACCGCGGTGGGAAGCCAGACCGTGATCGGCCGCATCATCAGCCGGGTCGAGGAGGCGCAGCACGACCGGGCGCCGATCCAGACCGTGGGCGAGAACTTCTCCCGACGCTTCGTTCCGGCGTCGTTCATCCTCTCGGCGGCCACCCTGGTATTCACCGGCGATGTCCGCCGTGCCATGACCATGCTGCTGATCGCCTGCCCCTGCGCGGTGGGTCTGTCCACGCCGACGGCGATCAGCGCGGCGATCGGCAACGGCGCGCGGCGCGGCATCCTGATCAAGGGCGGTTCGCACCTCGAGCAGGCCGGCCGCGTGGACGCGATCGTGTTCGACAAAACCGGAACCCTGACGGTGGGCCGGCCGGTGGTGACCAATATCGTTGCGATTCACCCTGACTGGCAGCCCGAACAGGTACTCGCCTACGCCGCCAGCTCGGAACTGCACTCCCGGCATCCGCTGGCCGAAGCGGTGATCCGCTCCACCGAGGAACGCCGAATCAGCATCCCGCCGCATGAGGAGTGCGAAGTTCTGGTGGGCCTGGGCATCCGCACGTGGGCCGACGGTCGCACGCTTCTGCTGGGCAGTCCCAACCTGCTGCGCGCGGAGAAGGTCCGCATCTCCAAGAAGGCGGCGGCCTGGGTCACCAAACTGCGCGCCCAGGCCGAGACCCCGCTGTTGCTCGCGGTCGACGGCGTGCTGGTCGGGTTGATCAGCCTGCGCGACGAGGTGCGCCCAGAAGCCCGCGAGGTGCTCGAAGCGCTGCGCGCCAAAGGTATTCGCCGCATCATCATGCTCACCGGCGATCATCCGGAGACCGCGGCCGCGGTCGCGGACGAACTCGGCATCGCCGAATGGCGAGCCGAGGTGCTGCCCGAGGACAAGCTGCAGGTGGTCCGCGAGCTTCAGGACGAGGGCTACGTGGTGAGCATGATCGGCGACGGCGTCAACGATGCACCGGCACTGGCTGCGGCCGACATGGGAATCGCGATGGGCTTGGCCGGTACCGACGTCGCCGTCGAGACCGCCGACGTTGCCCTGGCCAATGACGACCTGCGCCGACTGCTCGACGTGCGGGACCTGGGCGCACGGGCCGTCGAGGTGATCCGGCAGAACTACGGCATGTCGATCGCGGTCAACGCGGCCGGACTGTTGATCGGCGCCGGCGGGGCGCTGTCCCCCGTACTGGCGGCACTGCTGCACAACGCGTCGTCGGTGGCCGTCGTCGCCAACAGCTCGCGGTTGATCCGCTACCGACTGGACTCGGGCCCGTTGGCATCAGCCCCCGCGGTGCCGTAA
- a CDS encoding cation transporter, with protein MTDAPAATLEHHDHDHAGHQHRVRVVHDAGWRRAAIWARRLAWISLILVGVEGVLGLWQGLAAGSIALTGWALGAIPEALAGAVVIWRFTGARTLSDTAERRAQIGVAISFWINAPYIAAESVHHFFGDQRSEGSVIGIAITAGAALVMPILGRAQRRLGVRLGSAATVGEGVQNYLCAVQAAAVLVGLTLTAQWAGAWWLDPLIGLGVAGVSVWQGFRSWRGEGCGC; from the coding sequence GTGACCGACGCTCCGGCGGCGACCCTTGAGCACCACGATCATGATCACGCGGGGCACCAGCACCGCGTTCGCGTCGTTCACGACGCGGGTTGGCGCCGCGCCGCGATCTGGGCCCGGCGGCTGGCCTGGATAAGCCTGATCCTGGTGGGCGTGGAAGGCGTGCTCGGCCTGTGGCAGGGCCTGGCAGCCGGTTCGATCGCCCTGACGGGATGGGCGCTGGGCGCCATTCCCGAGGCGTTGGCCGGGGCCGTGGTGATCTGGCGCTTCACCGGCGCCCGCACGCTGTCCGACACCGCTGAGCGCCGCGCCCAGATCGGAGTGGCGATCTCGTTCTGGATCAACGCGCCCTACATCGCCGCGGAATCCGTGCACCACTTCTTCGGCGATCAGCGCAGTGAAGGCAGTGTCATCGGTATTGCGATCACCGCCGGGGCCGCGCTGGTGATGCCGATTCTGGGCCGCGCCCAGCGACGGCTCGGCGTCCGGCTGGGTTCGGCGGCGACGGTCGGTGAGGGAGTGCAGAACTATCTGTGTGCGGTTCAGGCGGCCGCGGTTCTGGTGGGGCTGACCCTTACCGCGCAGTGGGCCGGGGCCTGGTGGCTGGACCCGCTGATCGGTCTGGGGGTGGCCGGCGTTTCGGTGTGGCAGGGCTTCCGCTCCTGGCGCGGTGAGGGTTGCGGCTGCTGA
- a CDS encoding serine/threonine-protein kinase PknD translates to MNSPEPGSRTGSRFGPYQLGRLLGQGVVGEAYRAEDTRNHETVALTLICDSLFSDAAFRSRLEDEAEAAAQLTEPHAVPIRAYGEIEGLLYLETGLIDGTDLATVLAEDGPLSPPRAVAVVRQIAAALDAAHDAYVVHRDVRPENILLTSDDLAYLTDFGVAAAIAEPGVRADPAAGVIAHMAPERLAGEPVTHLADIYSLAAVLAQALTGVPPFSAATVDEAIEERRTAEPPRPSAVRPGRVPAAIDAVLARGLSAKPEERYSSAGELAAAAYQALTEPERHQVARILRRGEPALHLPAGLEPEPRFSRTEPVRAPGTPPDLRFGGAVEAGLGGPAPVPFPMPQLLHSAQAPVMPTPSRRWQPPRKPVLLAAAAITAVMVVGGVGQLLFRPSSATPVAAPPQDVLPFTGLDYRLSPGGVALDGDGNVYVTSDGMHGRVVRLAADSHASTVVPFSDLYQPRGVVVDDTGTVYFSDVNSRVVKVEAGSDVHTVLPFVGLDDPDGVAVDSAGNVYVADRGNDVVLRLDADTNVSTAVPFVGLDRPDGVAVDSAGNVYVTDTGNDRVLKLPAATNEQVVLPFAGIVAPWGIAVDDAGDIYVTEHNRNRVVKLAAGAAIPEVLPFTGLNAPLDVAVDRHGHVYVADRGNDRVVKVNGNR, encoded by the coding sequence GTGAACAGTCCCGAGCCGGGTTCGCGAACCGGATCGCGATTCGGCCCGTACCAATTGGGCCGACTGCTGGGCCAGGGGGTGGTAGGCGAGGCCTACCGGGCCGAAGACACCCGCAACCACGAAACCGTGGCGCTCACACTGATCTGCGACTCGCTCTTCTCCGACGCCGCGTTCCGCAGCCGGCTGGAGGATGAGGCCGAGGCCGCCGCTCAGCTGACCGAGCCGCACGCCGTGCCGATCCGCGCCTACGGCGAGATCGAGGGCCTGCTCTATCTGGAAACCGGCCTGATCGACGGGACCGACCTGGCCACCGTCCTGGCCGAGGACGGCCCGCTGAGCCCGCCGCGGGCGGTGGCCGTCGTGCGCCAGATCGCGGCGGCGCTCGACGCGGCACACGATGCCTACGTCGTGCACCGCGACGTCCGGCCCGAGAACATTCTGCTCACTTCCGACGACCTGGCGTATCTGACGGACTTCGGTGTCGCGGCGGCCATCGCCGAACCGGGCGTGCGGGCCGACCCGGCGGCTGGCGTCATCGCCCACATGGCGCCCGAGCGCCTGGCCGGTGAGCCGGTCACGCACCTCGCCGACATCTACTCGCTGGCCGCGGTGTTGGCGCAAGCCCTCACCGGGGTGCCCCCATTCTCGGCAGCGACCGTCGACGAGGCGATCGAAGAGCGCCGCACCGCCGAACCTCCACGACCGAGCGCAGTGCGTCCCGGGCGTGTTCCGGCGGCTATCGATGCGGTGCTGGCACGCGGGCTGTCGGCCAAACCCGAGGAGCGCTACAGCAGCGCCGGGGAGCTCGCCGCAGCCGCTTACCAGGCCCTGACCGAGCCGGAACGCCACCAGGTCGCCCGGATCCTGCGGCGTGGCGAGCCCGCGCTGCACCTGCCCGCAGGCCTCGAGCCCGAGCCCCGGTTCAGCCGCACCGAACCGGTCCGGGCGCCCGGGACGCCGCCGGACCTCCGATTCGGTGGTGCCGTTGAGGCCGGCCTGGGCGGTCCGGCCCCGGTGCCGTTCCCGATGCCGCAACTGCTGCACAGCGCCCAGGCCCCGGTGATGCCCACCCCGTCGCGGCGCTGGCAGCCGCCGCGCAAGCCGGTGCTGCTGGCCGCCGCGGCGATTACCGCAGTCATGGTGGTCGGCGGCGTCGGGCAGCTGCTGTTCCGGCCCTCGTCGGCGACACCGGTGGCTGCGCCCCCGCAGGACGTGCTGCCCTTCACCGGACTCGACTACCGACTCTCGCCGGGCGGGGTGGCACTGGACGGCGACGGCAACGTCTACGTCACCAGTGACGGTATGCACGGGCGGGTGGTGCGCCTGGCCGCGGATTCGCATGCATCGACGGTGGTGCCCTTCAGCGACCTGTACCAGCCGCGCGGTGTGGTGGTCGACGACACCGGCACCGTGTACTTCTCCGACGTCAACAGTCGTGTGGTCAAAGTGGAAGCCGGCTCCGACGTCCACACGGTGTTGCCGTTCGTCGGCCTCGACGATCCCGACGGGGTGGCGGTGGACTCTGCCGGCAACGTCTACGTCGCCGACCGCGGCAATGATGTGGTTCTGCGACTCGACGCCGACACCAACGTTTCGACCGCGGTGCCGTTCGTCGGCCTCGACAGGCCCGACGGGGTGGCGGTGGACTCCGCCGGCAATGTCTATGTCACCGACACCGGCAACGATCGGGTGCTCAAGCTGCCTGCCGCCACCAACGAACAGGTGGTGTTGCCCTTTGCCGGGATCGTCGCGCCGTGGGGCATCGCGGTCGACGATGCCGGCGACATCTACGTCACCGAACACAACCGCAACCGGGTGGTGAAACTGGCGGCCGGCGCGGCGATCCCGGAGGTGCTGCCGTTCACCGGGCTCAACGCGCCGCTGGATGTCGCGGTCGACCGGCACGGCCACGTCTATGTCGCCGACCGCGGCAACGACCGGGTCGTCAAGGTGAACGGCAACCGCTGA
- the pstS gene encoding phosphate ABC transporter substrate-binding protein PstS, giving the protein MKWGRSASLTALLAVGALAVSSCGGRAGEPVPDEAPTAAVDCAGKQELRAGGPSAQAKAVQQFVYAYTAACPGRTLNYRAGGASAAVDDFIDNDLDLAGSEAALDPAKTQPERAAERCGAPAWHLPLVFDPIAVTYQIPGVNGLILDGPTLAKIFSGTIGSWDNPAIKALNPGAALPTLPIHVVYRSDRSPSTAAFQKYLEAASDGGWFGSGETFNGGIGEAVVGNNGAASALQATDGSITYSEWSFAVGKQLPMAQLITAGAAPVAVSAESVGKALAGARVVADGNPHNDLVLDPASLYRPADHGAYPIVTAIYQIVCSKYPDAATGTAVKAFLQAAIGPGQEGLDQYGFVPVPEPLKSRLLASANAIS; this is encoded by the coding sequence GTGAAATGGGGCCGATCGGCGTCGCTGACTGCGCTGCTCGCTGTTGGCGCACTGGCGGTTTCGTCGTGCGGCGGTCGCGCGGGCGAGCCGGTGCCGGACGAGGCCCCGACGGCGGCCGTGGACTGCGCAGGCAAGCAGGAGCTGCGCGCCGGCGGCCCGAGCGCTCAGGCGAAGGCGGTCCAGCAGTTCGTCTACGCCTACACCGCGGCGTGCCCGGGCCGGACGCTCAATTACCGTGCCGGCGGCGCATCCGCGGCGGTCGACGACTTCATCGACAACGACCTGGACCTGGCCGGCTCCGAAGCGGCGCTGGATCCCGCCAAGACGCAGCCGGAGCGGGCGGCGGAGCGGTGCGGGGCGCCGGCCTGGCACCTTCCGCTGGTGTTCGATCCGATCGCCGTCACCTATCAGATCCCGGGCGTCAACGGCCTGATCCTGGACGGGCCCACCCTGGCCAAGATCTTCAGCGGCACGATCGGCAGTTGGGACAACCCCGCGATCAAGGCCCTCAACCCCGGTGCGGCGCTGCCCACGCTGCCCATCCACGTGGTGTACCGCAGCGACCGGTCGCCGAGCACCGCCGCCTTCCAGAAGTATCTCGAGGCCGCCTCGGACGGCGGGTGGTTCGGCAGCGGCGAGACGTTCAACGGCGGGATCGGTGAAGCGGTCGTCGGGAACAACGGCGCCGCGTCGGCACTGCAGGCCACCGACGGATCCATCACCTACAGCGAATGGTCGTTCGCGGTCGGCAAGCAGCTGCCGATGGCACAGCTCATCACCGCCGGCGCGGCCCCGGTGGCGGTCTCCGCAGAGTCGGTCGGCAAGGCACTGGCCGGGGCGAGGGTCGTCGCCGACGGCAATCCGCACAACGACCTGGTGCTCGACCCGGCGTCGCTGTACAGACCCGCCGACCACGGCGCCTACCCGATCGTGACGGCCATCTATCAGATCGTCTGCTCGAAATACCCCGACGCCGCCACCGGTACGGCCGTCAAGGCGTTCCTGCAGGCCGCGATCGGTCCTGGCCAGGAGGGCCTGGACCAGTACGGCTTCGTTCCCGTGCCGGAGCCCCTCAAATCCCGGCTTCTGGCGTCGGCGAACGCGATCTCGTAA
- a CDS encoding acetate kinase, whose product MTAGAPGLVLVLNSGSSSIKFQLVDPVAGTALLSGLVEQIGEANSPVADHAAGLRLIHRKLTDSGIDLAAVRAVGHRVVHGGRLFWRPTLITDEVVAEVARLAELAPLHNPANVIGIEVARKDFPGVPHVAVFDTGFFHSLPAAAAAYAIDHDLATRFGIRRYGFHGTSHEYVAGEVAEMLDRDPAELNLIVAHLGNGASASAIRGGVAVETSMGLTPLEGLVMGTRSGDIDAGVLFHLHRTAGLGVDELDELLNRRSGLKGLCGVNDFRALLEQRAAGGESGAAAGLAYDVYVHRLRKYVGAYLAVLGRVDAIAFTGGVGENAPSVREDALAGLEGLGIVVDPERNRACNGARIISAPGSPTAVLVVPTNEELAIARAAWKFV is encoded by the coding sequence GTGACAGCAGGCGCACCCGGTCTGGTGCTGGTGCTCAACTCCGGTTCGTCGTCGATCAAGTTCCAGTTGGTCGACCCGGTGGCCGGGACCGCGCTGCTGTCCGGACTGGTGGAGCAGATCGGCGAGGCGAACAGCCCGGTGGCCGACCACGCCGCCGGCCTGCGGCTGATCCACCGGAAACTCACCGACTCCGGCATCGACCTGGCGGCCGTCCGCGCTGTCGGTCATCGGGTGGTGCACGGTGGCCGACTGTTCTGGCGCCCGACCCTGATCACCGACGAGGTGGTGGCCGAAGTCGCGCGGCTGGCGGAGCTGGCACCCCTGCACAATCCCGCCAACGTGATCGGGATCGAAGTGGCCCGCAAGGACTTCCCCGGCGTTCCGCACGTCGCTGTGTTCGACACCGGCTTCTTCCATTCCTTGCCGGCCGCGGCCGCCGCCTACGCTATAGATCACGACCTGGCCACCCGATTCGGCATCCGCCGCTACGGATTCCACGGCACGTCGCACGAGTACGTGGCCGGGGAGGTCGCGGAGATGTTGGACCGTGACCCCGCCGAGCTGAACCTCATCGTCGCGCATCTCGGTAACGGGGCGTCGGCGTCGGCGATCCGGGGCGGGGTGGCGGTCGAGACGTCGATGGGGCTGACGCCGCTGGAGGGTCTGGTGATGGGCACCCGCAGCGGCGACATCGACGCCGGGGTGCTGTTCCATCTCCACCGCACCGCCGGGTTGGGCGTCGACGAACTCGACGAGTTGCTCAACCGCCGCTCCGGGCTCAAGGGTCTCTGCGGGGTCAACGACTTCCGGGCGCTGCTGGAGCAGCGTGCGGCCGGCGGCGAGTCGGGCGCGGCCGCCGGGCTGGCCTACGACGTCTATGTTCACCGCTTGCGCAAATACGTCGGCGCGTACCTGGCGGTGCTCGGTCGGGTCGACGCCATCGCCTTCACCGGTGGGGTGGGGGAGAACGCCCCGAGCGTGCGCGAAGACGCGTTGGCGGGTCTGGAGGGGCTGGGCATCGTGGTGGACCCCGAACGCAACCGCGCCTGCAACGGCGCCCGCATCATCTCCGCGCCGGGATCGCCCACCGCCGTCCTGGTGGTCCCCACCAATGAGGAGCTGGCGATCGCGCGGGCCGCCTGGAAGTTCGTCTGA